From the Scylla paramamosain isolate STU-SP2022 chromosome 15, ASM3559412v1, whole genome shotgun sequence genome, one window contains:
- the LOC135107216 gene encoding uncharacterized protein LOC135107216 — protein sequence MPHRCSYYCPHHLLWLTESLPLLFSSASLHTSLPLLFSSASLHMSPYLFPPILSYYRLLSPFTLPHLTCPVLSSCYCQLRAPSAADLRFGETVSRAVIYADGTLKRAPTRFTRLAYQSVSD from the exons ATGCCACACCGCTGTTCATATTACTGTCCCCACCACCTTCTTTG GTTGACggaatctctccctctccttttctcctccgcctctcttcacacgtcactccctctccttttctcctccgcctctcttCACATGTCACCATAtcttttccctcccatcctcagTTACTACcgtcttctctccccttttactttacctcacctcacctgtcctgtcctctcttcctgttattgtCAGCTGCGTGCTCCTTCGGCTGCTGATTTGCGATTTGGCGAGACTGTGTCCCGCGCCGTGATTTACGCTG ATGGAACTCTCAAGAGGGCCCCAACAAGATTCACAAGATTAGCTTATCAGAGCGTGTCAGATTAA